DNA sequence from the Acidobacteriota bacterium genome:
CCCAGACGCTGATCTCCCACGGCCGCCGAAGCACCGCCGGTGTAGCGCAACTCGCCGTCGTCCTCCGAGAAACTCAACCGCTCCGAGGCCACACGCCACTCTTCGGCGTCGACGTCGACCTCCGGACGGCCGGCCTCCGTTGGCACGACCACCGGCGCCGCGCGCCAACGCGTCTGAACGCCACCGCTCGCCAGAAGACGTTTGCGGTCCGCGCTGACCCGGAGTTGCGCGGCGACCAGGTGGTACTCCCCGACGAACGCCTCGACATCCCCGCGAAACAGACTCCCGTCCTCCTCGCAAAGAACGGCTTCCTTCGACTTGATCGTGGACGGGCCGTCCGCCGGATCCCCGCCGGCCAGCGGCAACGCGCCTCTTCCGTCTTCGTCGGTCCCACGAAGGGTGATCGTGACGCCCCCACTCGCCTCAGAGCAGGCCGCGGCCTGATCGAACACCACGTGCGGCGCCTCGAGCTCTCCCTCGGCCAGCAGCAGCTTCCCCGGTTGCCCGGAGAACTCGACTCGCCTGGTGGACGGATCGATCGCGGCCCGATCCGCGAGCGCGCGGACGGCCTCCCGACTCGTATCCGTCAGTTCCACGTTGCCTTCGAGATCCAGCGCGATCAGAGCGCCGCCGCTGTCGAAGCGGCCGCTGGCGACGCCGCTCGAGGCCCGCCGCAGCGGCTGGCTTCGCCCTGGAATGTGCTCGTCGAGCACGACCCTCCCTCTTGACTCGAACTCCGCCGGTATCCCGTCGACAAACGTGAAGGCAAGGACCTGGGCGCGAAGACGTTGCCTGGAGCCATCTCCGTAGTCGATGCGCAGCACGCCCGGTCCTCCCCGGTTCGAACCGCTCAGAAGAAGCTGGCTCGGGCGCTGGGCGGGGTCGAAGCCCACATCCAGCGCGTCGCCGATCAGAACCAGCATCGAACTCTCGACGTTCAGCTCGCCGTCGGCCGTCCCTGGTCCACCATTCCCGCCCGGCGCCTGTAGCACGATGTCGCCACGGGCCTCCAGCGCCGCTAACGCATCTCCGGACTCCCCGTCCATGGCGAGCTTCAGAGAGCGCGCGACAAGGTGCAGGTCGCCGAGCCGCGTCGTCGTTCCGCCCCTTGCGGTCAGGATGCCCTCCTCCCACTGATACTCCAGGGAAGGAGCTGCCAACCTCAGGGGCTCTCCCGACTCGCCGAACTCCATCACCGCGTCGCCGGCGGCCCTCATCCGCCCTTCACGCCACCGGTACTCCAGCGTCTCCGCGCTCAGGGACAGCGGCCGCGGCGCCTCGTCGGTCTCGCTGGCCACCGCGGTTCCCGTCACCGTGGCGCCGCCCCTGAAGTTCGCCACCTCCTGACGGAAGTCGAGCCGCAGGCCGTCGCCAACGGCGGTGAGGCCTTCGAACGTGATCCTGCTGCCGTCCGCACCCGTAAGGACCATGCCGCCCTCAGCCAGGTCCATCCAGTCCGTAGAGACCCCGAGGCCATCCGTTCCCTCGAGCGACACATCACCCTCCAGATGCGTCGCGTTCGTGACCTCGTTGTACGTCGCTCCATCCGCGTGCAGGCGGTAGTGGTCGTCGCCCCGGGGATAGTCGACGGCTACCTCCTTCAGCACCACATTGCCCTGATCGTCGGAACTCGTCCGGGCACCCCGAATCCGGAACACCTCCACGCCTTCACGCTCAAGCGTCGACTCGAACTGCTCCGCGCTGAGCTGGACCGTCTCGGGGTCCTCCACCGCGACCGCGTCCGGCCCCGTCTCTTCCTCGCCTTCTTCCTCGGCCACGAGAGAAACGCGCTCCTGGCGTTCGCTCAGGAAGATCGTGGCGAGACCGGCGACGCCGGCAATCAGGAGGGTCAGCAGAAGCGTCCTCAAGACCCGCGTGCGGCGTTGCCGACGCCGCCCGAACTGCACGTCCCTCCGGCCGCCGGGACGGTAGACGGACTCCTGACCCGGCGCCTCGTCGCGCCCGGAGGGCGTCTCGGTGCTCACGCGGGGAGTCTACTTGGCTCCACTAGTTCCGTTCCCCTCAAGACGTCTCGCGTCCTCGATCCTGATCACCGGATGACCCGCGTAGGCGTCCCATTCCAGCGCCCCGAGCACTTCGAACTGCCCGTCCAGGTCGGCCAGCCGGTCGCGCCAACTCCAGCCGAGCAAATGCACGGCCCGGCTCGCTTTGTGACTCCCGCTACCCGCTTCCCTGACCCGCAACTTGACGTGGTTCGTGCCGAACTCCCGTACCCGACCGCTGCGCTCGAGCGGGCGGAGCCGGATCAGCGGCCGGCGATTCCCCTCGCCGTGCGGCTCCAACCGTGCGAGCTCGCGGAACAGCCCCGACCCCACCTGTTCCGGTCGGAGATCCAATTCGTATTCACGGCGCCTGACCAGCAGTTCGGATGACCAGTCCGCCGCCCGCTCCATCTCGGCTTTGAGAGCGGGCAGTTCGGACACCTCGACCGACAGGCCGATGGCCTGGGGATGTCCCCCGAACCGCACCATCCGCGCCTGGAACTCACTCATGAAGGAGTGCAGATCGACGCCGGGAATGCTCCGACCGGAGCCCGTGCCCGTTTCCGCCTCGACACCCAGCAGGACGACGGGACGATGGAACTCGCGTGCAAGGCGCCCGGCGGCGATTCCGACCACGCCTCGATGCCAGTTCTCACTCCAGGCCATGAGGATCCCGGGCCTCGCTCCGTCGGTCGAGAACGCCTCGCCGGCCTCCTCCACGACGCGCCGTTCTTCCACCTGCCGCTCCCGGTTCAGAGAATCGAGTTCCCCCGCGAGGCGGTCCGCCTGGGCCGTGTCCCGGGTCAGGAGCAGACGGAGCGCAAGGTCGGCGCTGGCCAGCCGGCCGGCGGCGTTCAGCCGCGGGCCCAGCCGAAACGCGACTTCCGTCGACGACACCGGGCCTTCGATTCGGGCGACCCGCATCAGTGCGCGCAGCCCGGGCGATCGGGACTTCGCCAACGCCTGCAGGCCGAGCGCCGCGATGACCCGATTCTCGCCCACCAGCGGCACCACGTCCGCGATCGTTCCCAGGCACGCGACCCGCAGCAGAGCGGCCAGCGGTTCCTCACGGCCGCTCCGCCGCAGCACAGCCTGCGCCAGTTTGAAGGCCAGGCCAGCGCCGCAGAGATGGCGGAACGGGTAGCTGCACCCGTCCTGGTGCGGGTTGACCTGGATTGCGCCTGACGGAAAGTCGCTCCCCGCGACGTGATGATCGGTCACGACAACGTCCATTCCGTTCCCGATGGCCTCCCGCACCGCCTCGGTCGAGGTTGTGCCGCAGTCCACCGTGACGATCAGGGACGCACCCGCGCGCCGCGCCTTCTCGACCTGAGCGACCTGAAAGCCGTAGCCCTCGGTCAGCCGGTTCGGGAGAATCGGAACGACCTCGGCGTTCAGGGCGCGCAGCACCGCGGTGAGCATCGCGCAGGCGGCCACCCCGTCGACGTCGTAGTCCCCCACAACGGCCACGGTGCCGCCCTCCCGGCACACCGTTACCACCCGTTCCACCGCCTGCTCCATCCCCCGAAGCAGGAAGGGGTCGTGGAAGCCGCGGCGGTGCGGTCGGAGGAAGGTCTCGGCATCCACAGCGGTCTCCACGCCTCTGCGGGCGAGGGGTGCGGCAAGGACCCCGTAGCCTGCTGCCAGCAGCGTTGCAGTGGTGTCGGGCACGGACTTCTCGATCCACTCCGCCGGCGGGTCGCGCTGGCCCCTGCCCTGCTCCGCCATCGTCACATGAGGTCCTGCGGGTCAACGTCGACGCTCACATCCACGGACGGTGCCGGCACCAGCTCACGGGCCAGCTGCCTGACGTCGGCGCCGCTTCTGGAGCGCATCAGCAGTTGGAAACGCCATCTGCCCTTGAGGCGCTCGAGCGGTGCCGGCGCGGGACCGGAGAAACGCACGCCTGCGGCCGCTCTGTTCGTCCGCGCGGCCTTCGCCAGTTCACTGATTCGCCGCCAGCCGCGTTCACGATCCCGGTCCCGGACCACGATCTGGATCATGCGAGTGAACGGGGGGTAGTGGAACACCCGACGGAACCGCATTTCCTGGCTTGCGAAGGCCTCGTCATCCCCCTTCAGCAACGCCTGGATCGCGTAGTGGTCCGGATAGTACGTCTGGATGACGAATCGCCCGGGCCGATCGCCTCGGCCAGCCCGCCCGGCGAGTTGGGTCAAGAGCGCATAGCCGCGTTCGGCGGCCCGGAAGTCCGGGAATCCGAGATAGGAGTCCGCCGCGAGCACCGCCGCCAGGGCGACGTCGGGGAAGTGGTGGCCCTTCGACACCATCTGGGTGCCGATCAGGATCTGTGTCTTGCCACGGCGAAACCTCTCCAGAACCGCCGCAGGGCCACCGACGCGGCGGGTCGCGTCCCGGTCCAGTACGTCCACTGCGGCGCCCGGAAAGCGCGCCCGCACCTCCTCCTCCACCCTCTCCGTTCCGGCGCCGATCGGCTGCAGTGCGTCCTCTCCGCATGCCGGACACCGCGGCGGCGCTTCCTCACGGGCCCCGCAGTAGTGGCAGATCAGTCTTGCTTCCCGACGGTGGAAGCTCTTGGGCAGTCCGCAATCCTCGCAGGGCATGTTCTCTCCGCAGGCCCGGCACAGCAACTGGGGGGAGTAACCTCGCCGGTTTCGCAGCAGGATCACCTGCTCTCGCCGTCTCAGGCTACGCGTGATCTCGTCGATCAGGGAAGCGGAGAAGGTCACGTCTCCCGGCCTTCGGAGGCCCGGGGCCTCCTCGCGAAGGTCGACCAGGATCGGTTCGGGAAGCGAGCCGGATCCCACCCTGGTCGTAAGCCGGACCTGGCGATAGCGACCGCGTTGGACGTTCAGCCGCGTTTCCAGACTTGGCGTGGCCGAGACCAGTACAGCCGTTGCCGAGTTCGAGTGGGCCCGTACCAGCGCCAGATCCCGTCCGCTGTAGCGCGGACGCGTGTCCTGTTTGTAGGCCGCGTCCTGCTCCTCGTCGACGACGATCAGGCCCAGATCCTGGACGGGAGCGAAGACGGCCGAGCGAGGTCCTACAACGACCCGGCACGCGCCGTTCCGGATCCGCTCCCACTCCTGGCGCCTCTCCGACGTACCCAGATTCGAGTGCAAGAGGGCGACCAGGTCGCCGAACCGCTGCCGGAGTGTTCGCGCCAGCGCCGGAACCAGGGCGATCTCCGGGACCAGAACGATGACGGAGCGGTTCTCCTCCACTGCCGCCCCGGCCGCCCTAAGGTAGACCTCGGTCTTTCCCGACCCGGTCAGTCCACCCAGGAAGCATGGCCGGAACTGCCCACTCCGAACCGCTGCCACGAGTTGCCCAGCGGCTGAAGTCTGGTCCGCACGCAGTTCGATCCGCGGCGCCGCGCTCTCGCCGGCGAGACGATGGCGCGCCAGGTCCATCGTCTCGATCTGCGTGAAGGAGCGGAGAACGCCAAGTCGTACCAGGCGGCGCACGACCGCAGCCGATGCCCCGGTCCGGGTCCGCAACTCCTCCACCGTGGCCGGCCGGCCCAACTCGGCCAGATACTCCACGACGAGCCGCCCGACCGGCGACCTCCCGCACGCCTGAACCTGGGCCTTGACGTCACCGGCGGGTAGCTCGACGGCCGATCGGTAGCGGGCGCTCCGGCTGCCCGGTTCGACCAGCCGGATCCGGCCGCTCTGCCGCCAGCTCTCGATCCGGTCAAACAGCGCCGCCTCCCCCAGTTCCTCCCAGATCGCGGCGAGGGAAAGCCGGCCCCGATCCAGAAGCAGCCGTTGCAGTG
Encoded proteins:
- the recJ gene encoding single-stranded-DNA-specific exonuclease RecJ, whose translation is MAEQGRGQRDPPAEWIEKSVPDTTATLLAAGYGVLAAPLARRGVETAVDAETFLRPHRRGFHDPFLLRGMEQAVERVVTVCREGGTVAVVGDYDVDGVAACAMLTAVLRALNAEVVPILPNRLTEGYGFQVAQVEKARRAGASLIVTVDCGTTSTEAVREAIGNGMDVVVTDHHVAGSDFPSGAIQVNPHQDGCSYPFRHLCGAGLAFKLAQAVLRRSGREEPLAALLRVACLGTIADVVPLVGENRVIAALGLQALAKSRSPGLRALMRVARIEGPVSSTEVAFRLGPRLNAAGRLASADLALRLLLTRDTAQADRLAGELDSLNRERQVEERRVVEEAGEAFSTDGARPGILMAWSENWHRGVVGIAAGRLAREFHRPVVLLGVEAETGTGSGRSIPGVDLHSFMSEFQARMVRFGGHPQAIGLSVEVSELPALKAEMERAADWSSELLVRRREYELDLRPEQVGSGLFRELARLEPHGEGNRRPLIRLRPLERSGRVREFGTNHVKLRVREAGSGSHKASRAVHLLGWSWRDRLADLDGQFEVLGALEWDAYAGHPVIRIEDARRLEGNGTSGAK
- the priA gene encoding primosomal protein N', with protein sequence MPRGARLASGVAAGEYAEVAVPLPLPDPLTYRVPRRWSSLIRLGVRARVPVGRRRLTGWVVGLPGSPPTDIESQLRPIESVLDLEPLLPEDLMEIARFASSYYAAPIGEVLKNMVPARLPGWGDARAELTNRGALHDCRDPMSKALQRLLLDRGRLSLAAIWEELGEAALFDRIESWRQSGRIRLVEPGSRSARYRSAVELPAGDVKAQVQACGRSPVGRLVVEYLAELGRPATVEELRTRTGASAAVVRRLVRLGVLRSFTQIETMDLARHRLAGESAAPRIELRADQTSAAGQLVAAVRSGQFRPCFLGGLTGSGKTEVYLRAAGAAVEENRSVIVLVPEIALVPALARTLRQRFGDLVALLHSNLGTSERRQEWERIRNGACRVVVGPRSAVFAPVQDLGLIVVDEEQDAAYKQDTRPRYSGRDLALVRAHSNSATAVLVSATPSLETRLNVQRGRYRQVRLTTRVGSGSLPEPILVDLREEAPGLRRPGDVTFSASLIDEITRSLRRREQVILLRNRRGYSPQLLCRACGENMPCEDCGLPKSFHRREARLICHYCGAREEAPPRCPACGEDALQPIGAGTERVEEEVRARFPGAAVDVLDRDATRRVGGPAAVLERFRRGKTQILIGTQMVSKGHHFPDVALAAVLAADSYLGFPDFRAAERGYALLTQLAGRAGRGDRPGRFVIQTYYPDHYAIQALLKGDDEAFASQEMRFRRVFHYPPFTRMIQIVVRDRDRERGWRRISELAKAARTNRAAAGVRFSGPAPAPLERLKGRWRFQLLMRSRSGADVRQLARELVPAPSVDVSVDVDPQDLM